One Manduca sexta isolate Smith_Timp_Sample1 chromosome 26, JHU_Msex_v1.0, whole genome shotgun sequence genomic region harbors:
- the LOC115444663 gene encoding programmed cell death protein 2 — protein sequence MNNSIDQKNMSNKVDIGILEEKSNWLLHPRFFPSKIGGKPAWLNLKDLPKPEEVSCKKCQEPLVFLCQVYAPYEESDDCFHRTLFVFVCRNGGCCGTNTADNFLVMRCQLPRKNDFYSYEPYEECENEKFAMDKWTKLCEICGIKAPSHCSKCKQTYYCSRKHQILDWQKGHKENCPKVSRSSICSDNYFKVTEAAKSLLFREWELIVDEEDEGDDKNVDVNVEMDKLRKLMQEKRAGTLSDISDNELEQYTQTLPEDKVFNKFSKRVARHPDQVLRYERGGCPLWITSNEGSVIHVPKCQYCNEDRQFEFQIMPQLLNFIDVGIDFNSIDWGVLAVYTCRASCNEGPAYKQEFMIKQDLLK from the exons atgaataATTCAATAGACCAAAAAAACATGTCCAACAAAGTAGACATTGGAATATTAGAAGAAAAATCAAATTGGCTGTTGCATCCAAGATTTTTTCCGAGTAAAATTGGAGGTAAACCAGCGTGgttgaatttaaaagatttacCGAAACCAGAAGAAGTCAGTTGTAAGAAATGCCAAGAACCTTTGGTGTTTTTGTGTCAG GTTTATGCACCATATGAAGAATCTGATGACTGTTTTCACCGaacattatttgtatttgtgtgTAGAAATGGTGGATGTTGTGGAACCAATACGGCAGataattttttagtaatgcGTTGCCAATTACCacgaaaaaatgatttttattcatATGAGCCATATGAAGAATGTGAAAATGAg AAATTTGCAATGGATAAATGGACCAAACTATGTGAAATTTGTGGCATAAAAGCACCATCACATTGTTCAAAGTgtaaacaaacttattattgcAGTCGAAAACATCAAATTCTTGATTGGCAAAAAGGCCACAAAGAAAACTGtccaaag GTATCCCGATCTAGTATTTGCAGTGACAATTACTTCAAAGTAACCGAGGCTGCAAAATCTCTTCTGTTCAGAGAATGGGAGCTGATCGTGGACGAGGAAGATGAG GGAGATGACAAAAATGTAGATGTTAATGTAGAAATGGATAAGCTAAGAAAGCTGATGCAGGAAAAACGGGCTGGTACACTCAGTGACATAAGTGATAATGAATTGGAACAGTATACACAAACACTGCCAGAAGATAAAGTGTTTAACAAGTTCAGTAAAAGAGTTGCACGCCACCCAGATCAAGTGTTGAGATATGAAAGAGGAGGTTGTCCATTGTGGATCACAAGCAATGAGGGAAGTGTCATCCATGTTCCAAAATGTCAATATTGCAATGAAGATAGACAATTTGAATTTCAA atTATGCCACAGCTCTTAAACTTCATTGATGTGGGTATAGATTTTAACAGCATTGATTGGGGTGTGTTGGCTGTATACACATGCAGGGCAAGCTGTAATGAGGGTCCGGCTTATAAACAAGAATTTATGATTAAGCaagatttgttaaaataa